One window from the genome of Aeromonas sp. FDAARGOS 1405 encodes:
- a CDS encoding sulfite exporter TauE/SafE family protein, with amino-acid sequence MLVDILRLVFIAGGLVFIFMLVQACWRKKQSGSFEATPFWPVALIGGVANFLDTLGVGSFAVKTACYKQFKLIDDRVLPGTLNGQCVLPTVTQSLIFVGAVAVEPLTLISMMMAAAAGAAWGARHVASFDRQTIRLVMAISLLVVAGLIFAGLLGLFPVGGDAMGLSGYKLTIALLGNFIFGVLMNVGIGLFAPCMTLVYLLGMNPLAAFPIMMGSTAVLSVFSAGTFIRKGAFDAKAVLAVAIFGPIGVVLAAMLVKSMDMEMLKWLVAFIVIYTSWTMYASWRAARRSPVQLTVESAG; translated from the coding sequence ATGTTAGTTGATATTTTACGGCTGGTTTTTATAGCCGGAGGCCTTGTATTCATCTTTATGCTGGTGCAAGCCTGCTGGCGGAAGAAGCAGAGTGGATCCTTTGAGGCGACCCCCTTCTGGCCGGTGGCGTTGATCGGTGGGGTTGCCAACTTCCTCGATACCCTGGGGGTGGGCAGCTTTGCGGTAAAGACCGCCTGCTACAAGCAGTTCAAGCTGATCGATGATCGAGTGCTGCCGGGTACCCTCAATGGTCAGTGCGTGCTGCCGACCGTAACTCAGTCGCTGATCTTCGTCGGTGCAGTCGCAGTGGAGCCGCTGACGCTGATCAGCATGATGATGGCCGCCGCAGCGGGCGCTGCCTGGGGGGCTCGCCATGTGGCCTCGTTTGATCGGCAGACCATCCGGTTGGTGATGGCTATCTCCTTGCTGGTCGTTGCAGGGCTTATCTTTGCCGGTCTGCTGGGGCTTTTTCCTGTAGGCGGCGATGCGATGGGGCTCAGCGGCTACAAGCTGACGATTGCCCTGCTTGGCAATTTCATCTTCGGGGTGCTGATGAATGTCGGTATCGGCCTGTTTGCCCCCTGCATGACGTTGGTTTATCTGCTGGGGATGAATCCGCTGGCGGCGTTTCCCATCATGATGGGCTCCACCGCCGTGCTCAGCGTTTTCTCCGCAGGCACTTTTATCCGCAAAGGGGCGTTTGATGCCAAGGCGGTGCTGGCGGTAGCCATCTTTGGCCCCATCGGTGTGGTGCTGGCCGCCATGCTGGTCAAATCCATGGATATGGAGATGCTGAAGTGGCTGGTTGCCTTTATCGTCATCTATACCTCCTGGACCATGTACGCTTCCTGGCGGGCGGCGCGTCGCTCCCCTGTGCAGCTGACGGTGGAGAGCGCAGGCTAG
- the clcA gene encoding H(+)/Cl(-) exchange transporter ClcA — translation MAQQALSSEADTSARGPLSRIIWQDKMPLLVLLLAALVGTLAGLVCGLFESGVHWLAEQRIALLADRPWWQLGLLGFGFSALLGFVGYFLTHTFAPEAGGSGIPEIEGAMDDLRPVRWWRVLPVKFFGGICTLSSGMVLGREGPSVQIGGNLGKMVADIFRLPKEHGHALLAAGAAGGLAAAFNAPLAGILFVMEEMRPQFRYSFLAIKAVGISAIMATLMLQNMKGQGAVITLPHYDAPALKALWLFLFMGATFGVLGFVFNKLVLACQDGYLALHQNKRHRFVAIGMLVAGTFGVLSLFAPAVTGGGTELIPHLMGDEYAMATLFLIFSVRLVATLICFCSGAPGGVFAPTLALGTLFGVVFGHLFHAAFPELGIEPGAFAIAGMGALFAATVRAPITGIVLVTEMTDNYQLILPMMITTVGATLVAQWLGGRPIYSQILERTLRLAARQKRGDGSATAS, via the coding sequence ATGGCGCAACAAGCTCTCTCCTCTGAAGCCGATACCTCTGCGCGGGGGCCGCTTTCCCGCATTATCTGGCAAGACAAGATGCCCTTGCTGGTGCTGCTGCTGGCGGCGCTGGTCGGTACCCTGGCCGGACTGGTGTGCGGCCTGTTCGAATCGGGAGTCCACTGGCTGGCAGAACAACGTATCGCCTTGCTGGCAGACCGTCCCTGGTGGCAGCTCGGTCTGCTTGGCTTTGGCTTCAGCGCCTTGCTGGGATTTGTCGGTTACTTCCTCACTCATACCTTTGCCCCGGAAGCGGGCGGCTCCGGCATTCCCGAGATCGAGGGGGCGATGGACGATCTGCGCCCGGTTCGGTGGTGGCGGGTGTTGCCGGTCAAGTTCTTCGGCGGCATCTGCACCCTGAGTTCCGGCATGGTGCTGGGGCGGGAGGGGCCTTCGGTACAGATCGGCGGCAACCTTGGCAAGATGGTGGCGGATATCTTCCGGCTGCCCAAGGAGCATGGTCACGCCCTGCTGGCCGCCGGTGCGGCGGGCGGTCTGGCGGCAGCCTTCAATGCGCCGCTGGCGGGCATCCTGTTTGTGATGGAGGAGATGCGGCCGCAGTTTCGTTACTCCTTTCTGGCCATCAAGGCGGTGGGGATCTCCGCCATCATGGCGACCCTGATGCTGCAGAACATGAAAGGTCAGGGGGCGGTGATCACTCTGCCCCACTACGATGCGCCAGCCCTCAAGGCGCTCTGGCTGTTCCTCTTTATGGGGGCCACCTTCGGGGTGCTGGGTTTTGTCTTCAACAAGTTGGTGCTGGCCTGTCAGGATGGCTATCTGGCGCTGCATCAGAACAAGCGCCACCGTTTCGTCGCCATCGGTATGCTGGTCGCTGGAACGTTTGGTGTGCTGTCGCTGTTTGCCCCCGCAGTGACGGGGGGCGGCACCGAGCTTATTCCACATCTGATGGGGGATGAGTATGCGATGGCGACCCTGTTCCTCATCTTCTCGGTGCGGCTGGTCGCGACCCTCATCTGCTTCTGCTCCGGTGCCCCGGGCGGGGTGTTTGCGCCGACCCTGGCGCTGGGCACCCTGTTTGGCGTGGTGTTCGGCCATCTGTTTCATGCGGCGTTTCCCGAACTGGGTATCGAGCCCGGCGCCTTTGCCATCGCCGGGATGGGTGCGCTGTTTGCCGCCACCGTGCGTGCCCCCATCACCGGCATCGTGCTGGTCACCGAGATGACCGACAACTATCAGCTGATCCTGCCCATGATGATCACCACGGTTGGGGCGACCCTGGTTGCCCAGTGGCTGGGTGGCCGACCCATCTATTCCCAGATCCTGGAGCGAACTTTACGGCTTGCCGCGCGTCAAAAGCGGGGTGATGGCAGCGCCACGGCCAGTTAA
- the hemL gene encoding glutamate-1-semialdehyde 2,1-aminomutase, giving the protein MSKSDQLFEQARQTIPGGVNSPVRAFNGVGGTPRFIDHADGAYLYDVDGQAYVDYIGSWGPMLLGHNHPAIKAAVIKAVEKGLSYGAPTEIEVLMAEKVRQIVPSMEQVRMVNSGTEATMSAIRLARGYTGRDKIVKFEGCYHGHADSLLVKAGSGALTLGQPNSPGVPADFAKHTLTCVFNDLDSVREAFTQYGSEIACIIVEPVAGNMNCIPPVPGFLEGLRAICDKFGALLILDEVMTGFRVSLRGAQGHYNIDPDLTTLGKIIGAGMPVGAFGGKKKVMQHIAPTGPVYQAGTLSGNPVAMAAGLTMLDLLLEPGLYEQLSAKTARVAEGLKAAAAKHGIPLAINYVGGMFGFFFTDEPEITRYEQVTRCDMERFKRFYHLMLEEGVYLAPSAYEAGFLSLAHGDKEIEHTLAAAERSFAKLAG; this is encoded by the coding sequence ATGTCAAAATCAGATCAGCTGTTTGAACAGGCCCGCCAGACCATTCCGGGTGGCGTCAACTCACCGGTCCGCGCCTTCAATGGGGTCGGCGGCACGCCCCGCTTCATCGATCACGCCGATGGCGCCTATCTCTATGATGTGGATGGTCAGGCCTACGTGGATTACATCGGCTCCTGGGGCCCCATGCTGCTGGGTCACAACCACCCCGCCATCAAGGCTGCCGTCATCAAGGCCGTTGAGAAAGGGCTGAGCTACGGTGCGCCGACCGAGATCGAAGTGCTGATGGCCGAGAAAGTCCGCCAGATCGTCCCCTCCATGGAGCAGGTGCGGATGGTCAACTCCGGCACCGAAGCCACCATGAGCGCCATTCGTCTGGCCCGTGGCTACACTGGCCGCGACAAGATCGTCAAATTCGAGGGCTGCTACCACGGCCACGCCGACTCCCTGCTGGTCAAGGCCGGTTCCGGCGCCCTGACCCTGGGTCAACCGAACAGCCCGGGCGTTCCGGCCGATTTCGCCAAACACACCCTGACCTGCGTCTTCAACGATCTGGATTCGGTGCGTGAAGCCTTCACCCAGTACGGCAGCGAGATCGCCTGTATCATCGTCGAGCCGGTCGCAGGCAACATGAACTGCATCCCACCGGTCCCCGGCTTCCTGGAAGGGCTTCGCGCCATCTGTGACAAGTTCGGTGCCCTGCTGATCCTGGACGAAGTAATGACCGGCTTCCGCGTCTCCCTGCGCGGTGCTCAGGGTCACTACAACATCGACCCGGATCTCACCACCCTTGGCAAGATCATCGGTGCCGGCATGCCGGTGGGCGCCTTCGGCGGCAAGAAGAAGGTGATGCAACACATCGCACCGACCGGCCCTGTCTATCAGGCGGGGACTCTCTCCGGTAACCCGGTCGCCATGGCAGCCGGTCTGACCATGCTGGATCTGCTGCTGGAGCCGGGTCTCTATGAGCAGCTGAGCGCCAAGACGGCTCGTGTTGCCGAGGGACTGAAAGCGGCCGCAGCCAAACACGGCATCCCGCTCGCCATCAACTATGTGGGCGGCATGTTCGGCTTCTTCTTCACCGACGAGCCCGAAATCACCCGCTACGAGCAGGTCACTCGCTGCGACATGGAACGCTTCAAGCGCTTCTACCATCTGATGCTGGAAGAGGGCGTCTATCTGGCGCCGAGCGCCTACGAGGCGGGCTTCCTGTCGCTGGCTCACGGCGACAAGGAGATTGAACACACCCTGGCCGCCGCCGAGCGCAGCTTCGCCAAGCTGGCTGGCTAA
- the rluA gene encoding bifunctional tRNA pseudouridine(32) synthase/23S rRNA pseudouridine(746) synthase RluA — MFEYSPPLEPWLDILFKDKDIMVVNKPTGLLSVPGRGPENEDSVLHRVKQQHPKAAAAHRLDMSTTGVIVIPLNPNSHRELSRQFRERETEKHYLAWVWGEPEAVSGQVDLPLCVDWPNRPKQKVDHEEGRHALTLWQKLKVENGNSLIKLTPITGRSHQLRVHMLELGHPILGDNLYAHPDALAAAPHLYLHAASLTISHPRSGERMTFEAPAPFPV; from the coding sequence ATGTTTGAATACTCACCGCCTCTGGAACCCTGGCTCGATATCCTGTTCAAGGACAAGGACATCATGGTGGTCAACAAGCCCACTGGCCTGCTAAGCGTCCCCGGGCGCGGCCCCGAGAATGAAGACAGCGTCCTGCATCGGGTCAAACAGCAGCACCCCAAGGCGGCGGCAGCTCATCGCCTCGACATGTCCACCACAGGCGTCATTGTCATTCCCCTCAATCCCAACTCTCATCGGGAGCTGAGTCGGCAATTTCGCGAGCGGGAGACCGAGAAGCACTACCTCGCCTGGGTGTGGGGTGAGCCGGAGGCAGTGTCGGGTCAGGTTGACCTGCCGCTCTGCGTCGACTGGCCCAACCGCCCGAAACAGAAGGTGGATCACGAGGAGGGGCGTCACGCCCTGACCCTGTGGCAGAAACTGAAGGTGGAGAACGGCAACAGTCTGATCAAGCTGACCCCCATCACAGGTCGCTCGCACCAGTTGCGCGTCCATATGCTGGAGCTGGGGCACCCGATCCTGGGTGACAACCTCTATGCTCATCCGGATGCGCTGGCGGCCGCGCCCCATCTCTACCTTCATGCGGCCAGCCTGACCATCAGCCACCCCCGCAGTGGCGAGCGGATGACCTTCGAGGCGCCAGCTCCTTTCCCGGTCTAA
- the rapA gene encoding RNA polymerase-associated protein RapA: protein MPFALGQRWISDTETDLGLGTVVAVEGRMVTLLFPATGENRMYAKEEAPVTRVSFNVGDQITSHEDWTMTVEEVQEKDGLLIYVGVRTDNNEPVALKEVFLNNFIKFNKPQDRLFAGQIDRMSRFTLRYEALVNQHQRRRNPTRGLAGGRVSLIPHQLYIAHEVGHRYAPRVLLADEVGLGKTIEAGMIIHQQLLSGRAHRVLILLPETLQHQWLVEMLRRFNLHFSLFDEERCIEAFADAENPFETEQLVICSLDFLRKKRRRFEQVLEAEWDLLVVDEAHHLEWSEEAPSRAYEMVEALAEQVPGVLLLTATPDQLGHQSHFARLRLLDPERFYDYEAFLAEEQAYGQVASAAQELLDGETLSDEARQILASQLEGLDLSDAAARQQAVAKLLDQHGTGRVLFRNSRANIQGFPERHLNVYPMPLPEQYKTAIKVMGMMGGNGGDLQTRALRYLYPEKIFQQFEGDNATWTQFDPRVEWLLELLLSARQQKVLVICSEAATAIALEEALRTREGIRGAVFHEGMSILERDKASAYFAQQEGGAQVLLCSEIGSEGRNFQFASHLVLFDLPLNPDLLEQRIGRLDRIGQQNTVEIHVPYLEGTAQRALQLWYHDGLDAFEQTCPTARPVFEAVREELFELLAANTGDQATLEALLVKTRELHEPLKARLEQGRDRLLEIHSSGGAAAQQLVDKLAAEDDDTGMISFALKMFDEIGVNQDDRGENALVLTPGDHMLVSSFPGLPQDGMTITFDRNTALSRDDMALLSWDHPMMRGGIDLILGSEIGATSVALLKNKALPIGSILLELIFVAESAAHPQLYRFMPPTPIRLLMDKNGQNLGDKVAFDAFNRQLTPVNRHLGSKLVTASQPVIHGLIGKGQAIAEELKAGIVDKARAQMAQTLQQDLDRLEALKAVNPNVRDSELDYLRNLQAELHHLIDQTQLKLDAIRFIVVTHN, encoded by the coding sequence ATGCCTTTTGCACTTGGCCAGCGTTGGATTAGTGATACAGAGACGGATCTGGGGTTGGGGACTGTCGTTGCTGTTGAAGGACGCATGGTTACCCTGTTGTTTCCGGCTACCGGTGAAAACCGCATGTATGCCAAAGAAGAGGCGCCGGTCACCCGGGTCAGCTTCAATGTGGGCGATCAGATCACCAGTCACGAAGACTGGACCATGACGGTCGAAGAAGTGCAGGAGAAAGACGGCCTGCTTATATATGTAGGTGTGCGCACTGACAATAATGAGCCCGTTGCCCTCAAGGAAGTGTTTCTCAACAACTTTATCAAGTTCAACAAGCCGCAGGATCGCCTGTTCGCCGGTCAGATCGATCGGATGTCCCGCTTCACCCTGCGCTACGAAGCGCTGGTCAACCAGCACCAGCGTCGTCGCAACCCGACTCGTGGTCTGGCCGGTGGCCGGGTCAGCCTGATCCCGCACCAGCTCTATATTGCCCATGAAGTGGGTCACCGCTACGCTCCGCGCGTACTGCTGGCCGATGAGGTTGGCCTGGGCAAGACCATCGAAGCGGGCATGATCATTCATCAGCAGCTGCTCTCCGGCCGCGCCCATCGCGTGCTCATTCTGCTGCCCGAGACGCTCCAGCACCAATGGCTGGTCGAAATGCTGCGCCGTTTCAACCTGCACTTCTCCCTGTTTGACGAGGAGCGCTGCATCGAGGCGTTTGCCGATGCGGAGAACCCCTTCGAGACCGAACAGCTGGTGATCTGCAGCCTCGACTTCCTGCGCAAGAAGCGTCGTCGCTTCGAGCAGGTGCTGGAAGCCGAGTGGGATCTGCTGGTTGTCGACGAAGCCCACCATCTGGAGTGGAGTGAAGAGGCGCCGAGCCGTGCCTATGAAATGGTGGAAGCACTGGCCGAACAGGTGCCGGGCGTGCTGCTGCTGACTGCGACACCGGATCAGCTGGGCCACCAGAGCCACTTTGCCCGTCTGCGCCTGCTCGATCCCGAACGTTTCTACGACTACGAGGCTTTCCTCGCCGAGGAGCAGGCCTATGGTCAGGTCGCCAGCGCCGCACAAGAGCTGCTGGATGGCGAGACCCTGAGCGATGAAGCCAGACAGATCCTCGCCAGCCAGCTGGAAGGGTTGGACTTGAGCGATGCCGCAGCTCGCCAGCAGGCGGTCGCCAAGCTGCTAGACCAGCATGGCACCGGCCGGGTACTGTTCCGCAACAGCCGCGCCAATATTCAAGGCTTCCCCGAGCGTCACCTCAACGTCTACCCCATGCCGCTGCCGGAGCAGTACAAAACTGCCATCAAGGTGATGGGCATGATGGGTGGTAACGGTGGCGATCTGCAGACCCGTGCCCTGCGCTACCTCTATCCCGAGAAGATCTTCCAGCAGTTCGAAGGCGACAACGCCACCTGGACCCAGTTCGACCCGCGCGTAGAATGGTTGCTGGAGCTGCTGCTCTCAGCCCGCCAGCAGAAGGTGCTGGTGATCTGCTCCGAAGCGGCGACCGCCATCGCGCTGGAAGAGGCGCTGCGTACCCGTGAAGGGATCCGTGGTGCCGTGTTCCACGAAGGGATGTCGATCCTCGAGCGGGACAAGGCCTCCGCCTATTTCGCCCAGCAAGAGGGTGGCGCCCAAGTGCTGCTCTGCTCCGAGATCGGTTCAGAAGGACGCAACTTCCAATTTGCCAGTCATCTGGTGCTGTTCGATCTGCCGCTCAATCCGGATCTGCTGGAACAACGTATCGGCCGACTGGATCGTATCGGTCAGCAGAATACCGTCGAGATCCACGTTCCCTATCTGGAAGGGACTGCCCAGCGCGCCCTGCAACTCTGGTATCACGATGGTCTGGACGCGTTCGAGCAGACCTGCCCGACTGCCCGCCCGGTATTCGAAGCGGTACGTGAAGAGCTGTTCGAGCTGCTGGCCGCCAACACCGGCGATCAGGCAACCCTCGAGGCCCTGCTGGTCAAGACCCGCGAACTGCACGAGCCGCTCAAGGCCCGACTGGAGCAGGGCCGCGATCGCCTGCTGGAGATCCACTCCAGCGGTGGCGCCGCCGCCCAGCAGCTGGTCGACAAGCTGGCCGCCGAAGATGACGACACCGGCATGATCTCCTTTGCCCTCAAGATGTTCGACGAGATCGGCGTCAATCAGGATGACCGTGGCGAGAACGCGCTGGTGCTGACTCCCGGTGATCATATGCTGGTTTCCAGCTTCCCAGGCCTGCCGCAAGATGGCATGACCATCACCTTCGATCGCAACACCGCCCTGTCGCGGGATGACATGGCGCTGCTCTCCTGGGATCACCCCATGATGCGCGGCGGTATCGACCTGATCCTGGGCTCCGAGATCGGTGCCACCTCGGTCGCACTGCTCAAGAACAAGGCGCTGCCCATCGGCTCCATCCTGCTTGAGCTGATCTTTGTCGCCGAGTCTGCGGCCCATCCCCAGCTCTACCGATTCATGCCGCCGACGCCAATCCGTCTGCTGATGGACAAGAACGGCCAGAATCTGGGTGATAAAGTGGCGTTCGATGCCTTCAACCGCCAGCTGACTCCGGTCAATCGCCACCTCGGCAGCAAGCTCGTGACTGCATCCCAACCGGTAATCCACGGTCTGATTGGCAAGGGCCAGGCCATTGCCGAAGAGCTGAAAGCCGGGATTGTCGACAAGGCCCGCGCCCAGATGGCGCAGACCCTGCAGCAGGATCTGGATCGTCTGGAAGCACTCAAGGCGGTCAACCCGAACGTGCGCGACAGCGAACTGGATTATCTGCGCAATCTGCAGGCAGAATTGCACCACCTGATCGATCAGACCCAACTCAAGCTGGATGCAATCCGCTTTATTGTGGTTACCCATAACTGA
- a CDS encoding DsbA family protein: MTIKNALFCALAGVTLLATPVHASELTKSDVEQIVRDYLVKNPEILVEMSNALRAKQESQQAESDKALIKAHSKQLYANQDPEMGNPKASLTIVEFFDYNCGYCKRAHPLVKQLMAEDKDIRYIYKQFPILSESSYFAARAALAVQLGQPDKYQAFHEKLYTHQGPLADEAQVKQLAVAAGVDWSKVEAKIKDGSIDQNLGTNRALAEALGISGTPAFIIGDQILRGAPRDLASLMGFIKDVRAGKSIQ; the protein is encoded by the coding sequence ATGACTATTAAAAATGCCCTGTTTTGCGCGCTGGCTGGCGTGACCCTGCTGGCGACGCCGGTACATGCAAGCGAGCTGACCAAAAGCGATGTCGAGCAAATCGTTCGCGACTATCTGGTCAAGAATCCCGAGATCTTGGTCGAGATGTCCAATGCCCTGCGTGCCAAGCAAGAGAGCCAGCAGGCCGAGAGTGACAAGGCGCTGATCAAGGCTCACTCCAAGCAGCTTTATGCCAATCAGGATCCCGAGATGGGGAATCCGAAGGCGTCGCTGACCATTGTGGAGTTTTTCGATTACAACTGCGGTTACTGCAAACGGGCCCATCCACTGGTCAAGCAGCTGATGGCGGAAGATAAAGATATCCGTTACATCTACAAGCAGTTCCCCATTCTGAGCGAGTCCTCCTACTTCGCAGCCCGTGCTGCGCTGGCGGTCCAGCTGGGTCAGCCTGACAAGTACCAAGCGTTCCACGAGAAGCTCTATACCCATCAGGGCCCGCTCGCTGATGAAGCACAGGTCAAGCAGTTGGCTGTGGCGGCCGGCGTTGACTGGAGTAAGGTGGAGGCCAAGATCAAGGATGGTAGTATTGACCAGAACCTCGGTACCAACCGTGCGCTGGCTGAAGCGCTCGGTATCTCCGGTACCCCAGCCTTCATCATCGGTGATCAGATCCTGCGCGGTGCCCCCCGTGATCTGGCCAGCCTGATGGGGTTTATCAAGGACGTGCGTGCCGGCAAGAGCATTCAATAA